One Natronolimnobius sp. AArcel1 DNA window includes the following coding sequences:
- a CDS encoding 3-hydroxyacyl-CoA dehydrogenase/enoyl-CoA hydratase family protein, with protein MDVEDINTVAVLGAGNMGHGIAEVAAIAGYDVAMRDIKEEFVQNGYEQIEWSLGKLAEKDRLSEDEADAALARVTPLVDMEEAVGDADVIIEAVPEQMDIKKDVYGEVEEYAPDRALFATNTSSLSITELAGVTERPAQFCGMHFFNPPVRMDLVEVISGADTAEETLEAVEELAEAFDKSPVRVHKDEPGFIVNRILVPLMNEACWLVSEDEASIAEVDSTTKYGMGLPMGSFELADLTGIDVGYHVLEYMNEVLGEAYEPSPLFESKVESEELGKKTGKGFYDYDNGGVDIPTDEQSDLVEKRLLAAMANEVAKLVGGDVAPPNSIDEAVQLGAGFPDGPVKLVDDYGLEELHDTLEEAYEETGHERYAPAEYLTERADEGGFYESDESDDGVEFEAIRVEYPGDMVGHIVIDRPHRMNTISNELLAELSEAIDLLEEDDEVRSILLTGEGDRAFSAGADVQSMASGADPIQGQELSREGQQTFGKLEACDLPVVAGIDGYCLGGGMELATCADLRVASERSEFGQPELDLGLLPGWGGTQRLKHIVGEGRAKEIILTAERFEAETMADYGFVNDVVDNDDLLDAALELATDLAGGPPIAQKFTKRAMLAGRDDTDAGLEYEASAFGHLMGTEDLMEGMTAFMGDGEPEFEGK; from the coding sequence ATGGACGTCGAAGATATCAACACCGTCGCAGTTCTCGGTGCCGGAAATATGGGTCATGGAATCGCGGAAGTTGCCGCGATTGCTGGCTATGACGTGGCGATGCGTGACATCAAAGAGGAGTTCGTCCAGAACGGCTACGAGCAAATCGAGTGGTCACTCGGCAAACTCGCCGAAAAAGACCGCCTCTCGGAAGACGAAGCCGACGCCGCCTTAGCGCGCGTCACGCCGCTGGTCGACATGGAAGAAGCCGTCGGCGACGCCGACGTCATCATCGAGGCCGTCCCCGAACAGATGGACATTAAGAAAGACGTCTACGGGGAGGTCGAGGAGTACGCCCCAGACCGCGCGCTGTTTGCGACGAACACCTCGAGTCTCTCGATTACGGAACTTGCGGGAGTCACAGAGCGCCCAGCGCAGTTCTGTGGCATGCACTTTTTCAACCCGCCAGTTCGGATGGATCTCGTTGAAGTGATTTCGGGCGCTGACACGGCCGAGGAGACGCTCGAGGCCGTTGAGGAATTGGCCGAGGCGTTCGACAAGTCGCCTGTACGCGTACACAAAGACGAACCGGGCTTCATCGTCAACCGGATTCTCGTGCCGCTGATGAACGAGGCCTGCTGGCTCGTCAGCGAGGACGAAGCCTCCATCGCCGAGGTCGACTCCACAACGAAGTACGGCATGGGCCTGCCGATGGGCAGTTTCGAACTCGCCGACCTCACCGGTATCGACGTGGGCTATCACGTCCTCGAGTATATGAACGAGGTCCTCGGCGAGGCCTACGAGCCAAGCCCGCTGTTCGAGTCGAAAGTCGAGAGTGAGGAACTGGGCAAAAAGACTGGCAAAGGGTTCTACGACTACGACAACGGCGGTGTCGACATTCCGACCGACGAGCAGTCCGACCTCGTCGAAAAGCGCCTGCTCGCGGCCATGGCGAACGAGGTTGCGAAACTCGTCGGCGGCGACGTTGCGCCACCGAACTCCATCGACGAGGCCGTCCAGCTCGGTGCCGGCTTCCCCGATGGTCCCGTGAAACTCGTCGACGACTACGGCCTCGAGGAGCTTCACGACACGCTCGAGGAGGCCTACGAGGAAACGGGTCACGAGCGCTACGCACCCGCAGAGTATCTCACCGAGCGCGCCGACGAAGGCGGCTTCTACGAAAGCGACGAGAGCGACGACGGCGTCGAGTTCGAGGCAATCCGCGTCGAGTACCCCGGCGACATGGTCGGCCACATCGTCATCGACCGTCCACACCGGATGAACACCATCAGCAACGAACTGCTCGCCGAGTTATCCGAGGCGATTGACCTGCTCGAGGAAGACGACGAGGTCCGCTCGATCCTGCTTACGGGCGAGGGCGACCGCGCGTTCTCGGCCGGTGCTGACGTCCAGAGCATGGCAAGCGGTGCGGATCCGATACAGGGCCAGGAACTCTCCCGGGAGGGCCAACAGACCTTCGGCAAACTCGAGGCCTGCGACCTGCCTGTTGTCGCGGGAATCGACGGCTACTGTCTCGGCGGCGGCATGGAGCTTGCGACCTGTGCTGACCTGCGCGTCGCCAGCGAGCGCTCGGAGTTCGGCCAGCCCGAACTCGATCTCGGCTTGCTGCCCGGCTGGGGCGGCACCCAGCGCTTGAAACACATCGTCGGTGAGGGCCGCGCGAAGGAGATTATCCTCACCGCAGAGCGCTTCGAGGCCGAGACCATGGCCGACTACGGCTTCGTCAACGACGTCGTCGACAACGACGACCTTCTCGATGCAGCCCTCGAGCTTGCGACCGACCTGGCCGGTGGGCCGCCAATCGCCCAGAAGTTCACCAAGCGCGCGATGCTCGCCGGCCGCGACGACACGGATGCCGGCCTCGAGTACGAAGCCTCCGCGTTCGGACACCTCATGGGCACGGAGGACCTCATGGAGGGCATGACGGCGTTCATGGGTGACGGCGAGCCTGAATTCGAAGGGAAGTAA